GCAGGAAACTCCAGCAGCCTCAGGAGAGTCGAATGGGGTGCAGCCCCCTCAGGCAGCATTGGAGGACGGGGTGGGGACCCAAGTGGGCCTCCGAAGGTCCTTCAAATACGGATCCGTGACCCCAGCAGTAGGCGCTGGCATCGGGCCCTGCCCTTACCAGACAGATGAGGGGACAGAGACCCTGACAAATGTTAAGGGATAGTTGGACAGGGGCCCTTCCTTTGCAATTCTCAGGGGTTGGCGGGTGAGGGGATAACTTTGCCCCTCACATCtcaggggagctgcctcccacccAGGGCCTGAATCCCAGCCGGCATCAATggaggacaagaagaagaaaaggagtcCCAAGCCCTGCCTGAcccagccagctgcagccccaggaacACTCCGCAGGGTCCCTGTGCCCACCAGCCACAGTGGCTCCTTAGCCCTGGGCCTCCCACATCTGCCGTCCCCCAAACAGAGGGCCAAATTCAAGAGGTGAGTACAGAAggaaagcagggcagggagggagggaccctaACTGGGCTGAGCCCTATGGGCAGGAAGGTAAAGGGGACCTAGCCTTTAGGTGCTAAGCAATAATTGATGCTTTCCCTGGGGTTGCCCTTGAGAACCCAAATGCTCAGACCCAGTCCCTATCCTCAAGTGTGTGGTGGGGAAAGGCCAGTGTGGTGGCACCCCTCACAGCAGGGAGTAAGCAGCCCGGCTGTCAGGAAGTCAGAGTCAGAGGAGGCTGGTCAGTGCCCTGGGCAGGGAGCATGTTCTAAGGGGCTTGCCTGGCATACGTAAGGGAGAAAAATACTGCCTGGAAGGTTCAGGGAACCCCAGGTGCTTTGGTGGCCCTGGAGTGTCATGGAGCAGCAAATGGCGAGGGGATACTCAGGTATACAACTCAAactctttgcttagttttttaacttaaatttattggggtgacattggttaataaggtcATATAGGTGTCAGGTGCACATTTCTGTGATGCATGGTCTGGACATCACatcgtgtgcccaccacccaccaAAGTCACATTGTCTTCCGTCACCacatatttggccccctttacccacTGCTACCCacacttccctctggtaaccaccacattgttgtctgtgtctaggagtttcagttttatatcccacatgtgagcgAAATCCTATGGTTCTCAGCGTTttttgactgatttatttcacttagcataacattctcaaCATCCATCcatggcttaatttttttttttttagtgattgGGAATCTGCATCCTACCCTACAACGTGTCTGTGTCCACATGTGTTCTTTCCCCAATTGCTATGTTTCCCTGTGGCTTTGACACCCCCTGCCTCAGGGGCGTGTGTGGGGCCAGCCACAGTGGGCATCGCTGAAgctcagggctggggcaggggtaggAAGGAATGCAataggagagtggggaggagggcgggcCAGGCTGGGAAGGCCCTTAAGTGTTATCCTGAGAGCACTGGaaaattcaaaacagtttttaaatagaAGAGGTGCAGAAAGATATTGTGGGGAGAGGTAAGATGGCTCTCACAGCAATAAGGGAGTCACTGTCCCCAATTCACTGAGGACCAGTGAAAACAAGTGACTGTCACAGGAGGAATGAGTGGGGGTCAGACAGGAACCCAGGAGCCCCCTTCTAGGCAGAGCTCTGGCTGTACCAGCAacagaaaaagacattttgaCTCCTTACCCTTACGCCCTCCTCACCCGTTCCCTTCCCTTTCCCGGTCCTGGTGCCCAGGGTGGGGCCACAAGAACAAGCACCCATTTATGTTGGTGAGTGCACAGGAAGGTGCATTAGTACATAGATGGCACAAAAGACCTAAGGGTAcctggctgcccccaccccgtgACCTTGGTCATGTCCACCCCCCAGGGTAGGCAAGGAGAAATGCCGCCCAGTGCTGGCTGGAGGTGGGGCGGGCTCTGCAGGCACCCCCCTGCAGCACTCGTTCCTGACTGAGGTGACCGACGTTTATGAGATGGAGGGGGGGCTGCTGAACCTGCTCAATGACTTCCACTCGGGCCGGCTGCAGGCCTTCGGTGAGTCCTGGGGGCTGGGCTCCGAGGGTGCGcgggtggggctggaggacctggtCTCTGGTGGGCGGCTGGGACCCAGGCCCCAGAGTCGCTCCCAGGGCTCAGTCAGATGCTGTCCAGGGAAGGAATGCTCCTTCGAGCAGCTGGAGCACGTGCGGGAGATGCAGGAGAAGCTGGCCCGGCTGCACTTCAGCCTGGAcgtgtgtggggaggaggaagaagaggaagaggaagaggatggagTCACTGAGGGGCTGCCTGAGGAGCAGAAGAAGACCATGGCTGACCGAAACCTGGACCAGCTGCTTAGCAATGTGGGTCAAGGCTGGGTGCTTCGATCCCTGGGGGCatgaaggggtgggtgggggaggtacATGCTCCTAAGGCCATTACTGGCCTCTGGATGAAAAGCTGGAGGTGCATGAGGTTAAGAGCTCTGGGCCCCTCAATCCCCACTAGAAGATGGCACCCAGAACCTCTGGGGTTCGGCCTGGTTGCCTCTCCTGACAGgaaattctctttctctccacagcTGGAAGATCTTAGTAATTCTATGTATCCTTTCCAGGGGACCCGatagtgtgtgtgcgtgtgtatgtgccTCCCAGAGATGATGCTAGTTTCCTCTTCCCCACCACCATCCAGGGGTATTTACATATAACCAACATCTCCACACCTCTGTGTCCCCCTGAGTCAGAATTCACCACAGGCTGACACCACCCAAGTAAAGAAGTGCAGGAAGAATTTCccaaatattaggaaaaaactAGTTGCAGGAAATACGTTTTACCTGCTCATCAAAATCCTGGCAAGTACTTGAGCTGACACCAATCCATGGCAAAGCTTCACTAGTGGCTTCCCAATCTTTCAGCACTCAACAGTTATTTTCACCGATTTCGAGTACTAGTCCTAGTCAGAAATAATGCGGGTGCAAACGCCTACACGATTTAGACCAAAAGGGGATGGGGgaagccacttagcaagaagggCAGGCGAGCACTGCAACCTCAGGCCTCGGACCACCCCGGAGTCCCTTGCGCAGCCCCTTTTCGCAGTTGGAGGAAACAGCCTGTGCGGGACGGGAGGCCGGGCTGCAAAGCGCCGATCCTTGACTGACACAGACAGAAGCTGCACCTGGCCGAGAACGCGGAGCCTGAGGAACAGGCGGCTGTGTAGATGTCGGAACCAGGGCCAGGCCGCCCCCTCTCGTTCCCTTCAAACTGTGACTTTTTACGAACTCGACTGTATATTCTGCAGCCCCCAGGTGCTATGGGGAGGGGGGCATTAgatggaattaaactagaagGAAAGAAAGCGGCTCCGTGTCCTCCCTCTCCTCACTGCGGCTTTACTGTGCTGGGGCGCCCAGGCCCTGGCGAATACACCCCGGCGCGGCACACTTTTGGTTTGGATGACGCCTCCAGCCTAAGCGACTAGGAAACGCTGCCGTGGAgacggcggggcggggcctgcgccaGCGCAGACTAATGACGCACTGGGTAGGCGCAGGCGGTTTGCACCCGATGGAGCGGGAGCAGTTGGTGCGGAAGGTGGTCCTGCTGCAGGTGCGGGGCGGGCGGAGGGTGCACATGATAACCCCTATGGGATCTCGGGCTAGGACCTCTCAATGAGATGAGGCTATCACGTTTAGTTACCTACCCGCGTGCGCACCTCTGCAGGTACCGACCCATCCCCACCGCGCTAGAGAATGCTGGCACTCACGGACCCTGCCCCCTCgcatgccccccccaccccgcagctcACCACCCACCGCTCCCACCACACGCTCCTGCGACAGCGTGGAAATGGTAGCAAGGGCCTTAAATCGAAGAGAGGGACGCAGTCCAACATGCTCCCTTGAAGCCCCGGAGCCCCAGCACAGAGCATCATTTACCCTTTTCCCGTGGCTGGGTCCCCTCTTGCAGCCACTGGAATGACCTCCCCAGGAGAATCACTAAAGACGCCCCCACCTTTGCAACCACGagggtttcctttcctctccttttccacaCCAGGCCTGCGTCCGGGGTTTCCTGGTCCGACGCCAATTCCAAAATCTACGGGCTGAGTATGAGGCTGTTGTACGAGAGCTCGAGGGTGATCTGGGTACACTGCAATGGACTGAGGGCTGGATTCCCAGACCTCAGTTTCTCCCACAGGTAGTGCACATCTTAGGGGGAAGAGGGACCTGGGTAGGGGAAAGGGAATGGTAGAATCCACCCTTCCTGCTGACAAGCTTTTCTCAATGGAAGAGGCAGCAGACTGACTTCCTCACACCCCAATCCCAAATCCCCACCAATTTATAAGCTGAATCACGGCACTCAGGTACTTGGAGGGTTTAGCCCTGGGGTTATTATACCTCTCTGACTGATTGCTCAGAAGGCAAAATCCCATCGGACCTGGAAAGCCAGAGAGAGGGTACCAAAGCCAGAACAGGAACTATGGAGCTGCTTCTCACGGAAGGAGCCCGAGAGAGACGTCACCCCGGGGGAGATGATGCTGAAGAAGTCAGGAGTGAGCTCGGCAAACTCAGACAGTCTTCCCTGCAGAGATGAGAGCCCGTGGCTTCAGGATGAGCAGAGCAGGAAAACCAGGAAACCCAGCCAAGAGAAGACCAGAGACATGTCAAGGATGGAGAACCCAGGTTCGTCTCTGCTAGATCAAGGCAAGCCCCTGaccctctctggcctcagcttTCCCACCTAAAAAGTGAAAGGCGTTTTCTAGATAAGCTGcatccctttccttcttccttctgcctggttGAAGGCAACTCACAGGTTGGGGGAGTGTCCCAGGGTCTACTGCTAGGCCAGCGCCCTGTGTCTACCTCTCaaggctttctctttctttcctccctccttcacaGAAGCTGCGGGTCCAAGActgccccacagcccagctgAGCTCCAAGAGCTCCAGTACCGCCGCAGCCACTTGGCCATGGAACTGCTCTGGCTACAGCAGGCCATCAATAGCCGTAAGGAGGTAAGCACTAACTTGGAGCCCTCTGTGCACATTTAGGGCCAAGGGTGGCAGTTAGAGAGATGCCTCCTGCCATGCCCTCACACGCCTGCCCGGTACAGTGCCTGTTCTCTTCCCTGACAGTACCTAACTCTCAGACAAACACTGCAATCCCCGGAGGCAAGCCCAGACCACAGGGGACAGGCCCGTGAGAGAGCTGGGTCACAGCCAGGCCCGCCACTGGAAGACCAGTGCTGCAGAGCCAGAACGGCTGGAGAGCCAGGCCACGCAGGTGCCTCTTGCTGGAGGCTCAAGTCACAACCCCAcaaatccccagaaagactggCCACTACAGATGAAGCTGCTGTCGGGAACAAGTACAGGGACCCATGCCACAGGAGGGCTGGACCACAGCTGCCCATGCCGTCAGATAACTGGGCCATGGAGAATAGGCTCACCAAAGAGCCACACCATGGGGACCAGACCCCTAAAGGCCTCAAGCCTAAGGGCCCCTGTTCTGGAAAGGCCAAAACACAGCTGCCCACACTCTATGCGGACCCAAATATTGAAGATAGGTCTCCCAGGGGGCCAGACCACAAAAAGCCTGAGTGCCAACGAGCTAAGCCACAGCAGTTGGACCTCTCAGAAGACCGTGTCATCTGGGATGGGACTTCGGCAGAACATGGTGGCCAGGATCTCTGGAAGACTAAACCACCCAAGGGCCAGACCCCCTGTAATAACAGCTCCAGAGATAGAGCTTCCAAGGAGCCTAGCACTGAAGGATGGGAAAACCAGAAGACTGGATCATGGAGATCAAGCCACCTGAAAAACTGCCTTCCCCAGGGTCAGACAGCATAGGAGAGAACCATTGGAGTGGCACGCTGTGGAAAACAGGACCACCAGGCTAGTCCCTGGGGAGGCGCAGGTTCCAGAGGGAGATGCTGTGAAAGGGCAAGGAGACAGGTCCTCATCCTCGATCTCTGTTaccacctccacctcctgcccctcccttggTGGCCAATGGGGCCAAGAAATGCTGGAGCAAAAAGCTGGCACCAGtacaggcagaggaaggagaaggacatGCTTTCATCCTCTGCCTGTGGCTCAATATGAACTCTGGACGGGGAGTTACCTGGTTAAGTGGGAGGCCTGATGGAGAATAAAGGTTCTTCTTGGATCCTGAGCCTGTTTGATTCACCTAGTGCCTGTGGTAAGAACAGACTCGGGGCCTTCCCATCACTTCTTACTGGCCTGGGGTATCTGCCCCAGAGCTGGCTGGGAGCAGACTCCAGAGCTCATCCTCCTTTGAGCTCAGCCCTTGGGCTGTAGAGCCACAGGGAGGTTCTGAGAAGCCCTCCACCCATCCAGTGCTCTCCAGCAGTGCCTCTCACTGGGCCCCAGAGTCTCCCTCTGTGTATAGTGATCACACCCTCTTTACTCTGGTGAGACCGCCCCCCAAGGGCAGATCGAATGAGATCTTGACTCTAGTGTTCCTGCTGAGGCTCTCCCTGCATTCCTGAGAGGGCAGGCCTCCACCTCTGATTGGCACTGCTCCCAGGCTTGCCTTAGTTGCCTGGCAACAGCTCTGTGTCTCTAGCTGAGCATACACTATGGCAGCCAAGAGGGTAGTGGTATACCGGAATGGGGACCCTTTCTGCCCAGGCCGCCAGCTGGTGGTCTCTCAGCGCCGCTTCCCCACCATGGAAGCCTTCCTCAATGAGGTAACATCAGCTGTGCAGGCCTCACTGGCTGTGCGTGCCCTCTACACACCTTGTCATGGCCACCGTATCACCAATCTGGCCGACCTGCAGAATGGAGGGCAGTATGTGGCTGCTGGCTTCGAGAGGTTCTGCAAGCTCCAGTGAGTGGGCTGGGGTTGGCCAAAGAGcctagggagggagggaaccgCAATGGCTCGTGTTCAGTACTTATTATGTGCAGGTGCTTTATACGCTGTCTCGGAGGGCAGCAACCCTACGAACGGGCTGGCCGTTCCCCCATTCTTTAGAAGGGGAGATCAAGACAGTGAAGTTAAGTAACAAATAGTGGAGCCAGAGTTTAGGTTGAAGTCTGACACGGACGTTTACGCTCAtcacagccagggccaggctgtgggAAGGAAAACATTCTGCAGGCTGAGCCCCTTTAACCAAAGGCTCTTCCTAACTGGGTGCTGTACCACCACCAAGCACGCTGTATCCATCCATCACTCCACTCGGCCCCGTCTGGGCATCCCGTGCTCTGCACTAGGCCGGGGTCATTCCCCTTTGCAGGATAGAGCTGTGCCTTCCAAGATGGGAGAAGAATTTGGGTATCTGAGCTCCTGACTCAGATCTGGCTTCCCGGCCCCACTCGGCTCCCAGCTGAGGTTACTTGCTGTAATGGAAGGAAGGAGCAAGGGGTTGGGTGCTAGACAGACTTAGAGTCTGGGCTTTGTCACTTCTTTAGGTGAGTCTGAATATCATACATGAGATAAAACCACCTATCCCATGAACGAGTACATTTCTGACATCAGTAGGATGTTTAATGAACTAGTTTCAACCTTTAATCTTATGGTTCGTGTCAGCCTAACTCAGGACACCAAGGCAAGCTCCGTTGCCAGCATTGTTTCTGGACTGAGATGACTGGAACTAACTGTTCCAATGGGAAGGGATGAGCTAGACCGTAGGCCTGGATTCTGGCAGCTACC
This Phyllostomus discolor isolate MPI-MPIP mPhyDis1 chromosome 5, mPhyDis1.pri.v3, whole genome shotgun sequence DNA region includes the following protein-coding sequences:
- the IQCC gene encoding IQ domain-containing protein C isoform X2, with protein sequence MTHWVGAGGLHPMEREQLVRKVVLLQACVRGFLVRRQFQNLRAEYEAVVRELEGDLGTLQWTEGWIPRPQFLPQKAKSHRTWKARERVPKPEQELWSCFSRKEPERDVTPGEMMLKKSGVSSANSDSLPCRDESPWLQDEQSRKTRKPSQEKTRDMSRMENPEAAGPRLPHSPAELQELQYRRSHLAMELLWLQQAINSRKEYLTLRQTLQSPEASPDHRGQARERAGSQPGPPLEDQCCRARTAGEPGHAGASCWRLKSQPHKSPERLATTDEAAVGNKYRDPCHRRAGPQLPMPSDNWAMENRLTKEPHHGDQTPKGLKPKGPCSGKAKTQLPTLYADPNIEDRSPRGPDHKKPECQRAKPQQLDLSEDRVIWDGTSAEHGGQDLWKTKPPKGQTPCNNSSRDRASKEPSTEGWENQKTGSWRSSHLKNCLPQGQTA
- the IQCC gene encoding IQ domain-containing protein C isoform X1, translated to MTHWVGAGGLHPMEREQLVRKVVLLQACVRGFLVRRQFQNLRAEYEAVVRELEGDLGTLQWTEGWIPRPQFLPQKAKSHRTWKARERVPKPEQELWSCFSRKEPERDVTPGEMMLKKSGVSSANSDSLPCRDESPWLQDEQSRKTRKPSQEKTRDMSRMENPGSSLLDQEAAGPRLPHSPAELQELQYRRSHLAMELLWLQQAINSRKEYLTLRQTLQSPEASPDHRGQARERAGSQPGPPLEDQCCRARTAGEPGHAGASCWRLKSQPHKSPERLATTDEAAVGNKYRDPCHRRAGPQLPMPSDNWAMENRLTKEPHHGDQTPKGLKPKGPCSGKAKTQLPTLYADPNIEDRSPRGPDHKKPECQRAKPQQLDLSEDRVIWDGTSAEHGGQDLWKTKPPKGQTPCNNSSRDRASKEPSTEGWENQKTGSWRSSHLKNCLPQGQTA
- the CCDC28B gene encoding coiled-coil domain-containing protein 28B; translated protein: MEDKKKKRSPKPCLTQPAAAPGTLRRVPVPTSHSGSLALGLPHLPSPKQRAKFKRVGKEKCRPVLAGGGAGSAGTPLQHSFLTEVTDVYEMEGGLLNLLNDFHSGRLQAFGKECSFEQLEHVREMQEKLARLHFSLDVCGEEEEEEEEEDGVTEGLPEEQKKTMADRNLDQLLSNLEDLSNSIQKLHLAENAEPEEQAAV
- the IQCC gene encoding IQ domain-containing protein C isoform X3 translates to MRLSRLVTYPRAHLCRPASGVSWSDANSKIYGLSMRLLYESSRVIWVHCNGLRAGFPDLSFSHRDESPWLQDEQSRKTRKPSQEKTRDMSRMENPGSSLLDQEAAGPRLPHSPAELQELQYRRSHLAMELLWLQQAINSRKEYLTLRQTLQSPEASPDHRGQARERAGSQPGPPLEDQCCRARTAGEPGHAGASCWRLKSQPHKSPERLATTDEAAVGNKYRDPCHRRAGPQLPMPSDNWAMENRLTKEPHHGDQTPKGLKPKGPCSGKAKTQLPTLYADPNIEDRSPRGPDHKKPECQRAKPQQLDLSEDRVIWDGTSAEHGGQDLWKTKPPKGQTPCNNSSRDRASKEPSTEGWENQKTGSWRSSHLKNCLPQGQTA